The Uranotaenia lowii strain MFRU-FL unplaced genomic scaffold, ASM2978415v1 HiC_scaffold_23, whole genome shotgun sequence genome includes the window CCCGTGAAGTTCGGAAATTCAAGTCAAAATTTCCGCATATGGTACGCAGTCGCAGAGGAATTCCGTCAAAAATTAccattttgaataactttatttGCTGTAAATTCATTTCTCATCCTTTCGGTTTCTATGGGGGAAAATTGGAATATCTTACAACCTAAACGATGTGCTGCAAAATTCCCTGCCGGATGAGGGCCTCGCATTGGAGTTTTGGAAGGTAGTGTTGGCTGTTTTTCTTAAGCAACACAATTTCACCGCTTTCGAGTTCGAACTTACCGTAATCCGTGAGGCAGCGAACTTCGATGAACAGCGATTTTGGCGGTTTGATATCGTTGGTCAGATTGAGACCCTGGCCATCGTCCCCGATCGTCATCATGTAGTTGGCCAGGATGCGGGAATAGTTGTTGAACCACTGCAGCTCCGGTTCGTTCAAATTGGCCTTGATGTCAGCAGGCAAGGTGGCGCCGAGATGCCAACGGACCTTCTTTAGCTTCTGGATCCGATTGTACAGATACACCATTACGCAACGTTTCTGCCGCTGGATCAGCTTGTGCCGGTACATTACCAGAGGCAGGTATTTACGGTCGCTCGTTTGATTGTACGACATACTGTTGAAATACAATACTGATTGTGAAAATCTTCTTAAGGGAATTCTCTCAAAAGGCGTAAAATGTGAGATCAAATATCACACGATTGATTAACGGCATTACTGTGACTGACTGAACCTATGATTTCATCACtgatcaattcaaaaaatctcaaacataatgcacataattttaaaaatctctaGATTTGGTAAAAATAGTAGGAACTTAATATTTATGAGCAATGTTTACTAATGCATTAATCATGGATGCATACTCATTCATTAATATCTTTAACGGATAAGCATTCTAAATTTGTTAAGCACTTATCTGGTCTGCGTAATTCCGGTGAAAACGTTGGGGAACACTGGGACGAAGGATTTTCTTACATCTGCCGGGCCGTTGGATGCAGTCTTTCAGGTGagtgaaattgtgttttttgaTAAGTCAATCTACTGCTTATTGAATAAGCAACCTAAACAGTTTTCCTATTTcctaaaattaatgtttttcttgttttccttttttcatttcaggCTCTAGGTGTAGTCTTCGATGTGATCTCAATTTCCTCCGACCCCGACCGTGGTCgtataaaataagttgaaaaataaaatttgggaaataaaattttgtattggttacaaatgaattttattttgagg containing:
- the LOC129759650 gene encoding DNA replication complex GINS protein PSF1-like: MSSSDKAFELVRELTRTTETIPPFNDDGVRSVLEDINQIYQENYSAAMSYNQTSDRKYLPLVMYRHKLIQRQKRCVMVYLYNRIQKLKKVRWHLGATLPADIKANLNEPELQWFNNYSRILANYMMTIGDDGQGLNLTNDIKPPKSLFIEVRCLTDYGKFELESGEIVLLKKNSQHYLPKLQCEALIRQGILQHIV